A window of Hevea brasiliensis isolate MT/VB/25A 57/8 chromosome 14, ASM3005281v1, whole genome shotgun sequence contains these coding sequences:
- the LOC110673516 gene encoding disease resistance protein RPV1 isoform X2 — MAASSSSSSFFFTSTPPALKWKRNDVFISFRGAEIRNTFLSHLYEALLRKNLSVFKDENLDRGKEISPSLLQIIEESCISVVIFSEKYAFSPWCLDELVKMLECKEKMEQIIIPVFYQVDPSHVQDLTGSFKAALDKHRDELKYCVDNVENWSHALTTISKISGWDSQNIKPESELIKGIVDDICEKLRNISSNDCRYNGLVGIDSQVNKVESLLNIGSEDHVHVVGICGMGGIGKTTIAKMIFDRIGYQFDEKFFIPNFKGEREELVPSYLRDGFPYISMGSLYTQHSSIRGRFWNKKVLIVLDNVDSSRHAKIFLGDCSLNNTGSRVIVTSRDRQVLKNVCTKGCIYEVEELNYGESLNLFCLHAFKQNYPSEGYMELSQKAINYAKGIPLALIVLGSNLYGKGTEIWESELAKLEGIPDKEIQGVLKISYDGLDEHEKEIFLDVACFFEGMNEEFVENVLNGCGFEAKTGIRNLCDKSLITMLNYEMLGVPDWMQHMGKVLKMHNLIQQMGRNVVCRECIKNPEKRTRLWNTHDICRVLTKNKPLANLKFLVLTDSVKLMRIPNLSKASNLEVLDLGGCTNLVGISSSLQHLSNLTELRLDMCKGLQNSPSCIHMERLEFLCLERCSEITEFPKIPSSIKHLCLRETAIREVPSTIRHCSQLLVLILKSCRSLKSLPRSIGELKFLEKLNLSGCLELASLPDSIGLLKCLKELNLKECLKLESLPSSIGGLECLEKFNLSKCSKLESLPSGIGGLKCLTNIKLKGCLNLASLPSNIGQLNSLRYLKLNGCSKLESLPDSICNLESFISIKVKDCVNLNELPEMLWKLGRLTELNAAGSGIRKLPLFIRGLDSSDCVQRKGLILPRLITPPVEGLFQLEFVSLKDCGISDFPNCLVRCKHLKALDLGGNNFESIPSEIKQLRYLYKLDVTDCKKLQCLLVVPSLLDLKARNCTSLNSVSKIFTEGNSCSVVVDLDNCKNLDQKACSKIMDDVILQFLCIVQDIRLMKHAIHAGELWSHWLSDSVIFDKETHAIRCLISSTLKTSPSFNAQEQDLRAIKFRQTSLVIPRSEVPQWMKYNNSGSSLSFRFKPSCYSTDFAGFVFCAVVASNVYPYCDIKRIGCTAQFIANSGSSRNIHLNFDFDNNGNVLQLEHTFLWGRLISSLSDDPFNRAAFHFLAEDPLSELSFQFFAEDDQGIRDCKVIMKCGIHPIFHSDSFDQDNEDGEEEGQLIIAPLQKIRKHQELEDDEEQLLHKRSKDT; from the exons AtggctgcttcttcttcttcttcttctttctttttcactAGTACTCCTCCAGCTCTTAAGTGGAAGAGGAATGATGTGTTCATCAGTTTTAGAGGTGCAGAAATTCGCAATACTTTTCTGAGCCATCTCTACGAAGCTTTGCTTCGAAAAAATTTATCTGTCTTCAAGGATGAAAATCTTGATAGAGGAAAAGAGATCTCACCATCCCTCCTGCAAATAATTGAGGAATCATGTATTTCAGTAGTTATTTTCTCAGAAAAGTATGCATTTTCTCCATGGTGTTTAGATGAGCTTGTGAAGATGCTTGAATGCAAAGAAAAGATGGAACAAATAATCATACCAGTTTTTTACCAAGTTGATCCAAGCCATGTTCAAGATCTGACAGGGAGTTTCAAAGCAGCACTAGATAAACATAGAGATGAATTGAAGTACTGCGTAGATAACGTGGAGAATTGGAGTCATGCTTTAACCACAATAAGCAAAATATCAGGGTGGGATTCACAGAATATCAA GCCTGAGTCTGAACTTATCAAAGGGATTGTCGATGACATTTGCGAGAAATTAAGAAATATCTCTTCAAATGATTGTCGCTATAATGGGTTAGTTGGAATTGATTCACAAGTCAACAAAGTTGAATCATTATTAAATATTGGGTCAGAAGATCATGTGCATGTAGTAGGAATTTGTGGGATGGGTGGTATTGGTAAAACAACCATTGCCAAAATGATATTTGATCGAATTGGATATCAATTTGATGAAAAATTCTTTATCCCAAATTTTAAGGGAGAAAGGGAAGAGCTTGTACCAAGCTACTTACGAGATGGATTCCCTTACATAAGCATGGGCTCACTCTATACACAACATTCTTCTATTAGGGGAAGGTTTTGGAATAAAAAGGTTCTTATTGTTCTTGATAATGTGGATAGTTCACGGCATGCAAAAATTTTTCTTGGAGACTGTAGTTTGAACAACACAGGAAGCAGAGTCATTGTCACAAGTAGAGATAGGCAAGTGCTTAAAAATGTCTGTACCAAGGGATGCATATATGAGGTTGAGGAATTAAATTATGGTGAATCTCTTAACCTCTTCTGCTTGCATGCCTTTAAACAAAATTATCCCAGTGAAGGATATATGGAGCTATCACAAAAGGCTATAAATTATGCTAAAGGCATTCCGTTAGCTCTTATTGTATTAGGCTCCAATTTGTATGGCAAGGGCACAGAAATATGGGAAAGTGAGTTGGCGAAACTAGAAGGCATTCCTGACAAGGAAATCCAAGGGGTTTTGAAGATTAGTTATGATGGACTAGATGAGCATGAAAAGGAAATATTTCTTGATGTTGCATGTTTCTTTGAAGGGATGAATGAAGAATTTGTCGAAAATGTACTAAACGGTTGTGGTTTTGAAGCAAAAACTGGGATCAGAAATCTTTGTGATAAGTCTCTCATAACTATGTTAAACTACGAAATGTTAGGTGTGCCCGATTGGATGCAGCACATGGGCAAGGTTTTAAAGATGCATAATTTGATACAGCAAATGGGCAGGAATGTTGTTTGTAGGGAATGCATTAAGAACCCTGAAAAACGTACTAGATTGTGGAACACACATGATATCTGTCGTGTATTAACAAAAAATAAG CCTCTggcaaatttaaaatttcttgtcCTCACTGATTCggtcaagctaatgagaattccaAACTTGTCCAAAGCCTCAAACCTTGAGGTTTTAGATTTGGGAGGGTGTACAAATTTGGTTGGGATTTCCTCTTCGCTTCAACATTTGAGCAACCTTACTGAACTAAGGCTAGATATGTGCAAAGGTCTTCAAAATTCACCAAGCTGCATTCATATGGAAAGACTTGAATTTCTTTGTCTCGAACGCTGCTCAGAGATCACAGAGTTTCCAAAGATTCCGTCGAGTATAAAACACCTGTGTTTGAGAGAAACTGCCATACGAGAAGTGCCATCAACAATTAGGCATTGCTCTCAGCTTCTTGTGTTGATTCTGAAATCGTGCAGAAGTCTTAAGAGTCTTCCAAGAAGCATTGGTGAGTTGAAATTTCTTGAAAAGCTTAATCTTAGTGGGTGCTTAGAATTGGCAAGTCTTCCAGATAGCATTGGCCTGTTGAAATGCCTTAAAGAACTCAATCTCAAAGAATGCTTAAAATTGGAGAGTCTTCCAAGCAGCATTGGTGGGTTGGAATGTCTTGAAAAATTTAATCTCAGTAAATGCTCAAAACTGGAGAGTCTTCCTAGTGGCATTGGTGGCTTGAAATGTTTGACAAATATTAAACTTAAGGGATGCTTAAACCTGGCTAGTCTTCCAAGCAACATTGGGCAGTTGAACTCTCTTCGGTATCTTAAACTTAATGGATGCTCAAAATTGGAGAGTCTTCCGGACAGCATTTGCAATCTAGAATCCTTTATATCCATCAAAGTCAAAGATTGTGTAAATCTCAATGAACTGCCAGAAATGCTGTGGAAGTTAGGACGTCTAACAGAGCTTAATGCAGCTGGAAGTGGGATAAGAAAACTACCACTCTTCATCAGAGGACTAGACAGTTCAGATTGTGTTCAACGAAAAGGTCTGATATTGCCTCGGTTGATAACACCTCCAGTAGAAGGTTTGTTCCAACTGGAATTTGTTTCTCTAAAGGATTGTGGCATATCAGACTTTCCCAATTGTCTTGTCCGCTGCAAGCATTTGAAAGCGTTGGACTTGGGTGGAAATAATTTTGAGAGCATACCATCAGAGATCAAACAACTTCGGTACCTGTACAAACTCGATGTAACAGATTGCAAGAAACTTCAATGTTTGCTAGTGGTTCCATCTCTGCTAGACTTAAAAGCCAGAAATTGCACGTCTCTGAATTCAGTGTCAAAGATATTCACAGAAGGAAATAGCTGTAGCGTAGTGGTAGATCTTGATAATTGCAAAAATTTAGATCAGAAGGCTTGTAGCAAAATTATGGATGATGTAATACTGCAATTTCTGTGTATAGTACAAGATATACGACTAATGAAACATGCGATCCATGCGGGCGAACTTTGGAGTCATTGGCTCTCTGACTCAGTAATATTTGACAAAGAAACGCACGCCATCAGATGCCTGATCTCTTCTACTCTCAAAACTTCTCCCTCTTTTAATGCACAAGAGCAAGATCTGCGAGCAATTAAATTCCGGCAG ACTAGCTTAGTCATCCCCAGGAGTGAAGTGCCACAGTGGATGAAGTATAATAACAGCGGTTCTTCATTGTCATTCAGATTCAAGCCGTCTTGCTACAGTACTGACTTCGCTGGTTTTGTTTTCTGTGCTGTTGTTGCATCCAACGTTTATCCTTATTGTGATATCAAAAGGATTGGATGCACAGCCCAATTCATTGCCAATTCTGGAAGCAGTCGTAATATCCATCTAAATTTTGATTTCGACAATAATGGCAATGTTTTGCAATTAGAACATACATTCCTTTGGGGTCGGTTGATTTCTTCATTGTCCGATGACCCTTTCAATAGGGCCGCATTTCACTTCCTAGCGGAGGACCCTTTGAGTGAGCTCTCTTTTCAGTTCTTCGCAGAAGATGACCAAGGCATACGCGATTGCAAGGTGATAATGAAGTGTGGAATTCATCCTATATTCCACAGTGATTCATTCGACCAAGACAATGAGGATGGGGAGGAAGAGGGTCAGCTTATAATTGCTCCCCTTCAAAAGATACGAAAACATCAAGAACTTGAGGATGATGAAGAGCAACTACTCCATAAAAGATCGAAAGATACATGA
- the LOC110673516 gene encoding disease resistance protein RPV1 isoform X1: MAASSSSSSFFFTSTPPALKWKRNDVFISFRGAEIRNTFLSHLYEALLRKNLSVFKDENLDRGKEISPSLLQIIEESCISVVIFSEKYAFSPWCLDELVKMLECKEKMEQIIIPVFYQVDPSHVQDLTGSFKAALDKHRDELKYCVDNVENWSHALTTISKISGWDSQNIKPESELIKGIVDDICEKLRNISSNDCRYNGLVGIDSQVNKVESLLNIGSEDHVHVVGICGMGGIGKTTIAKMIFDRIGYQFDEKFFIPNFKGEREELVPSYLRDGFPYISMGSLYTQHSSIRGRFWNKKVLIVLDNVDSSRHAKIFLGDCSLNNTGSRVIVTSRDRQVLKNVCTKGCIYEVEELNYGESLNLFCLHAFKQNYPSEGYMELSQKAINYAKGIPLALIVLGSNLYGKGTEIWESELAKLEGIPDKEIQGVLKISYDGLDEHEKEIFLDVACFFEGMNEEFVENVLNGCGFEAKTGIRNLCDKSLITMLNYEMLGVPDWMQHMGKVLKMHNLIQQMGRNVVCRECIKNPEKRTRLWNTHDICRVLTKNKGTETIESISLDMFEIGALQLSPIAFKRMHKLRLLNFHCSNIDLPKGLKFLPDELRFLCWNQYPLKSLPLGFQPENLVALYLCYSQLEHLWNEDMPLANLKFLVLTDSVKLMRIPNLSKASNLEVLDLGGCTNLVGISSSLQHLSNLTELRLDMCKGLQNSPSCIHMERLEFLCLERCSEITEFPKIPSSIKHLCLRETAIREVPSTIRHCSQLLVLILKSCRSLKSLPRSIGELKFLEKLNLSGCLELASLPDSIGLLKCLKELNLKECLKLESLPSSIGGLECLEKFNLSKCSKLESLPSGIGGLKCLTNIKLKGCLNLASLPSNIGQLNSLRYLKLNGCSKLESLPDSICNLESFISIKVKDCVNLNELPEMLWKLGRLTELNAAGSGIRKLPLFIRGLDSSDCVQRKGLILPRLITPPVEGLFQLEFVSLKDCGISDFPNCLVRCKHLKALDLGGNNFESIPSEIKQLRYLYKLDVTDCKKLQCLLVVPSLLDLKARNCTSLNSVSKIFTEGNSCSVVVDLDNCKNLDQKACSKIMDDVILQFLCIVQDIRLMKHAIHAGELWSHWLSDSVIFDKETHAIRCLISSTLKTSPSFNAQEQDLRAIKFRQTSLVIPRSEVPQWMKYNNSGSSLSFRFKPSCYSTDFAGFVFCAVVASNVYPYCDIKRIGCTAQFIANSGSSRNIHLNFDFDNNGNVLQLEHTFLWGRLISSLSDDPFNRAAFHFLAEDPLSELSFQFFAEDDQGIRDCKVIMKCGIHPIFHSDSFDQDNEDGEEEGQLIIAPLQKIRKHQELEDDEEQLLHKRSKDT, encoded by the exons AtggctgcttcttcttcttcttcttctttctttttcactAGTACTCCTCCAGCTCTTAAGTGGAAGAGGAATGATGTGTTCATCAGTTTTAGAGGTGCAGAAATTCGCAATACTTTTCTGAGCCATCTCTACGAAGCTTTGCTTCGAAAAAATTTATCTGTCTTCAAGGATGAAAATCTTGATAGAGGAAAAGAGATCTCACCATCCCTCCTGCAAATAATTGAGGAATCATGTATTTCAGTAGTTATTTTCTCAGAAAAGTATGCATTTTCTCCATGGTGTTTAGATGAGCTTGTGAAGATGCTTGAATGCAAAGAAAAGATGGAACAAATAATCATACCAGTTTTTTACCAAGTTGATCCAAGCCATGTTCAAGATCTGACAGGGAGTTTCAAAGCAGCACTAGATAAACATAGAGATGAATTGAAGTACTGCGTAGATAACGTGGAGAATTGGAGTCATGCTTTAACCACAATAAGCAAAATATCAGGGTGGGATTCACAGAATATCAA GCCTGAGTCTGAACTTATCAAAGGGATTGTCGATGACATTTGCGAGAAATTAAGAAATATCTCTTCAAATGATTGTCGCTATAATGGGTTAGTTGGAATTGATTCACAAGTCAACAAAGTTGAATCATTATTAAATATTGGGTCAGAAGATCATGTGCATGTAGTAGGAATTTGTGGGATGGGTGGTATTGGTAAAACAACCATTGCCAAAATGATATTTGATCGAATTGGATATCAATTTGATGAAAAATTCTTTATCCCAAATTTTAAGGGAGAAAGGGAAGAGCTTGTACCAAGCTACTTACGAGATGGATTCCCTTACATAAGCATGGGCTCACTCTATACACAACATTCTTCTATTAGGGGAAGGTTTTGGAATAAAAAGGTTCTTATTGTTCTTGATAATGTGGATAGTTCACGGCATGCAAAAATTTTTCTTGGAGACTGTAGTTTGAACAACACAGGAAGCAGAGTCATTGTCACAAGTAGAGATAGGCAAGTGCTTAAAAATGTCTGTACCAAGGGATGCATATATGAGGTTGAGGAATTAAATTATGGTGAATCTCTTAACCTCTTCTGCTTGCATGCCTTTAAACAAAATTATCCCAGTGAAGGATATATGGAGCTATCACAAAAGGCTATAAATTATGCTAAAGGCATTCCGTTAGCTCTTATTGTATTAGGCTCCAATTTGTATGGCAAGGGCACAGAAATATGGGAAAGTGAGTTGGCGAAACTAGAAGGCATTCCTGACAAGGAAATCCAAGGGGTTTTGAAGATTAGTTATGATGGACTAGATGAGCATGAAAAGGAAATATTTCTTGATGTTGCATGTTTCTTTGAAGGGATGAATGAAGAATTTGTCGAAAATGTACTAAACGGTTGTGGTTTTGAAGCAAAAACTGGGATCAGAAATCTTTGTGATAAGTCTCTCATAACTATGTTAAACTACGAAATGTTAGGTGTGCCCGATTGGATGCAGCACATGGGCAAGGTTTTAAAGATGCATAATTTGATACAGCAAATGGGCAGGAATGTTGTTTGTAGGGAATGCATTAAGAACCCTGAAAAACGTACTAGATTGTGGAACACACATGATATCTGTCGTGTATTAACAAAAAATAAG GGGACTGAAACAATTGAAAGCATATCACTAGACATGTTCGAAATCGGAGCCCTACAGCTAAGTCCCATAGCTTTTAAGAGAATGCATAAGCTTAGATTGCTCAATTTCCACTGTTCCAACATAGACCTTCCTAAAGGCCTAAAATTTCTTCCAGATGAGCTAAGGTTTCTCTGTTGGAATCAATACCCTTTGAAATCATTGCCTCTAGGCTTTCAGCCAGAAAATCTGGTAGCGCTATACCTGTGTTATAGCCAACTTGAACATCTTTGGAATGAAGATATG CCTCTggcaaatttaaaatttcttgtcCTCACTGATTCggtcaagctaatgagaattccaAACTTGTCCAAAGCCTCAAACCTTGAGGTTTTAGATTTGGGAGGGTGTACAAATTTGGTTGGGATTTCCTCTTCGCTTCAACATTTGAGCAACCTTACTGAACTAAGGCTAGATATGTGCAAAGGTCTTCAAAATTCACCAAGCTGCATTCATATGGAAAGACTTGAATTTCTTTGTCTCGAACGCTGCTCAGAGATCACAGAGTTTCCAAAGATTCCGTCGAGTATAAAACACCTGTGTTTGAGAGAAACTGCCATACGAGAAGTGCCATCAACAATTAGGCATTGCTCTCAGCTTCTTGTGTTGATTCTGAAATCGTGCAGAAGTCTTAAGAGTCTTCCAAGAAGCATTGGTGAGTTGAAATTTCTTGAAAAGCTTAATCTTAGTGGGTGCTTAGAATTGGCAAGTCTTCCAGATAGCATTGGCCTGTTGAAATGCCTTAAAGAACTCAATCTCAAAGAATGCTTAAAATTGGAGAGTCTTCCAAGCAGCATTGGTGGGTTGGAATGTCTTGAAAAATTTAATCTCAGTAAATGCTCAAAACTGGAGAGTCTTCCTAGTGGCATTGGTGGCTTGAAATGTTTGACAAATATTAAACTTAAGGGATGCTTAAACCTGGCTAGTCTTCCAAGCAACATTGGGCAGTTGAACTCTCTTCGGTATCTTAAACTTAATGGATGCTCAAAATTGGAGAGTCTTCCGGACAGCATTTGCAATCTAGAATCCTTTATATCCATCAAAGTCAAAGATTGTGTAAATCTCAATGAACTGCCAGAAATGCTGTGGAAGTTAGGACGTCTAACAGAGCTTAATGCAGCTGGAAGTGGGATAAGAAAACTACCACTCTTCATCAGAGGACTAGACAGTTCAGATTGTGTTCAACGAAAAGGTCTGATATTGCCTCGGTTGATAACACCTCCAGTAGAAGGTTTGTTCCAACTGGAATTTGTTTCTCTAAAGGATTGTGGCATATCAGACTTTCCCAATTGTCTTGTCCGCTGCAAGCATTTGAAAGCGTTGGACTTGGGTGGAAATAATTTTGAGAGCATACCATCAGAGATCAAACAACTTCGGTACCTGTACAAACTCGATGTAACAGATTGCAAGAAACTTCAATGTTTGCTAGTGGTTCCATCTCTGCTAGACTTAAAAGCCAGAAATTGCACGTCTCTGAATTCAGTGTCAAAGATATTCACAGAAGGAAATAGCTGTAGCGTAGTGGTAGATCTTGATAATTGCAAAAATTTAGATCAGAAGGCTTGTAGCAAAATTATGGATGATGTAATACTGCAATTTCTGTGTATAGTACAAGATATACGACTAATGAAACATGCGATCCATGCGGGCGAACTTTGGAGTCATTGGCTCTCTGACTCAGTAATATTTGACAAAGAAACGCACGCCATCAGATGCCTGATCTCTTCTACTCTCAAAACTTCTCCCTCTTTTAATGCACAAGAGCAAGATCTGCGAGCAATTAAATTCCGGCAG ACTAGCTTAGTCATCCCCAGGAGTGAAGTGCCACAGTGGATGAAGTATAATAACAGCGGTTCTTCATTGTCATTCAGATTCAAGCCGTCTTGCTACAGTACTGACTTCGCTGGTTTTGTTTTCTGTGCTGTTGTTGCATCCAACGTTTATCCTTATTGTGATATCAAAAGGATTGGATGCACAGCCCAATTCATTGCCAATTCTGGAAGCAGTCGTAATATCCATCTAAATTTTGATTTCGACAATAATGGCAATGTTTTGCAATTAGAACATACATTCCTTTGGGGTCGGTTGATTTCTTCATTGTCCGATGACCCTTTCAATAGGGCCGCATTTCACTTCCTAGCGGAGGACCCTTTGAGTGAGCTCTCTTTTCAGTTCTTCGCAGAAGATGACCAAGGCATACGCGATTGCAAGGTGATAATGAAGTGTGGAATTCATCCTATATTCCACAGTGATTCATTCGACCAAGACAATGAGGATGGGGAGGAAGAGGGTCAGCTTATAATTGCTCCCCTTCAAAAGATACGAAAACATCAAGAACTTGAGGATGATGAAGAGCAACTACTCCATAAAAGATCGAAAGATACATGA